The Deltaproteobacteria bacterium CG11_big_fil_rev_8_21_14_0_20_49_13 DNA segment AAATGCGACATTCTGTTTGAGTTTGACAGTTAAATAACGGTCAAGGCCGGGCATCCTTGAAGTACCGCCGGAGAGATAGATACCCGAGACCGCTTCTCCCTCTTCATCCTGATATGCAAAGAACGTCTGGCGCAAGTGAAGCGTTAATTCGTCGGCCACCGTTCTGATCGTTTCGAATATCTGTTTTGTAAGGTCGTCGAGCGCCCCTTCTTTTTCAAGATTCACCTGCCCCATTTCGATCTTTAATTTTTCGGCCTCTTCCGTGGGGACGTTGAGCCTTGCGGCGATGGCATCCGTAAAATGGTAGCCGCCTATCATTATGGTGCGCGTATATATGAGATTCTTTCCCTTGCAGATAGTGACGGTGGTCTTTTTGTGACCGACATCCACAAGCGCAAAAACGCCTTCCGGAGGGACCATGCCCAAGTTGACAAGATTCACCAGCTCCACGCCTTCAACGCAGACGATCCTCGGGTCTACCCCTGAATTCTCAAGTAGCGTCAGGTATTTTGCAAAACTCCCCTTGGGGGCGTACATAACAAGCACCTTGGAAGATTCTTTGGTAAGTTTTACGATGTGGTAATCAACGACGACATCGGCAAGTTCGTAAGGGATATAGTTCTCAAGCTCGAACTCTATCGTTTGGTCTATCTTTTTTTTGCTGCCGAAAGGAAGTGTGATGAGCCTGGAAGATACATATTGTCCGGGAAGCCCGACTATCGCCTGGTCCCATGTGAGCGCGTTATCCTCAATGATGCCAGTGATGGCGGCAGATGTCGCCTCTTCCGGCGTCAGAAGTTCGCTATATTGTATCTGACGCTCGAAGAACTTCACCATTTCGAAGCTTTTAAAGGTCCGCCTTATCTGGGCGGCCTTTATGGAATAACTTCCGACATCGATGCCTAATATGTTCTGCGGCATAACTAAAACGGTTTAAAGGCCTATAGATTTGAAGGTTTTAACCTATTAACCTACTAACTTATCAACCTAATAAACTTTGTAATAGAGCATTCTCCATCTTTTAGGATCGGTATTTTTTATATCCAGAACGGTCATGATATTTACCATAGTCTCGTTCACTTGTCCCGTTAATTTTAACGAAAAATAACGGGATTCCGTCGTTATAAAATTGGCGAAGCCGCCGGTAGTTGAACCTTGCGACTGCGAACCTATTCCAAGGGCCGCATCGAGGTCGGCGGCTATCTTGTTTACCTGTGCCTGGGCTCCGGTACAGCCGAATTTGACCGTATCAACGAGCTTTTTCTTGAGTTCGGGGTCTTTCTGGTTCAATGGCGGAAGATTGGGGTTCTGTGCGGCATAGGCAAGGATAAGCGTCCAGACCACCTCGTCCTCTGCTATACAGACATTGACCTTGTTATCACCGTAGACGGTGAACATATCCTGGACAGGCATGAACCATGTATCGTCTATTCCGTCCACAAGATGGATCTCGTCCAGCGACAGGAGCTTGGCGTTGACCGGTTTCGCATCGTTCTCGTTCGTATAGAGCGAATCCTCCATCCCCTGCGTCATGTTCCCAAGTTCGTTTATCACGTCGTTCTTATCCACCCAGTCGGCCACGTTCCTCACCGATTCGTCTATTTTCTCCGGCGTGATGCCGGTGAAAAGCTTGCTAAATCTCTCCTGTTTCAGAAAGTTCGCGATGAGTATCTTATAGGAATCGTAGGGGTTGTTGCCGGAAAGCGCCTGCTGGGCCGGATCGACCCCGTAGAAGTAATTGAAATTTATCTTTCCGCCTTCGTCCTCACACTGTCCGTCAAAATCACCGTCAAAGGCCAGGAATTCCTGCGCGCTCTCTGATTCGAAGGCCGTTGCAGAACTATCCTTTTCCGGCTCTTTTCCTTCCGCAGGCCCGGCCACTTCGGACCCGGGCATGACCGGCAGTGCGCCGCCCATAAAAAAGCCCCTTATAAGCGCCGTTGAGAACGGGAACTGCTGGCACATTGGCTCGCTCAAGTTTATGGGGAGGTTGTTTATCGCCGAAGCTATAGGGGAAGATGCGATCTGATATTTGAGCTGTTTGTCTATCTTGATCTCCACCTTCATCAGGTTAAGCGCCGACTCGGCAAGATAGAAGGCCTGCAGGCGCTCCCTTTCGTTGACCGCTATCTTGTAATTGATGTTAGTGCTGTAGACGAACTCGAGTATCACCATGCTGAGGAGCATGATCGCCGAGATGACCATCATCAGTGCTATGCCTTTTTGATTTCTCATCTTAAAAATCTATCAGACCCGAGGAAAGAGGAAGCAATGTTTCTGTCGTAAAAAACATCTCTTCCTCTTCGCTCTTAGGATCTGTGAATACCAGCGTTATCCTTACCGCACGCGGAAGTTTGCCTAAATATACGGGGTCCTTCGTGTTCCAGTCACCTCTCCATTCGCTCTTGGCCGTGTCGTAGTACTCAAGATTGAACTTCTTGACATTTTCGGCCACGGGAAAAGAGACGCCCGCATCTTTAATGTCCTTCTCGAACGAAAAGAGGTCCTTCCTCATCAGGCAGGACTTTTTTTCTTCGCTGTCCGGACACTCCTCAAGAGAATAGGCGATCTTGACCACGTCACCCTTCTTTTCGTTCTTGATGAGCCTTGTGTTGGAAAAGCTCATGAAATAGACATAGTCGGAGTCTCCCCTGTCCTCTCCTATGAACTGCGTCTCAAAATATGGTGTTCCGTCCGACTTTCTTCCCTGAAGGGCCGGCGCTACAAGAAACGCCATGGAAAGGTCGTCGGTCAATCTTTTGAGCGATATCCTTGCATACTGAAAAACGCTGTCATATTTGCCGGCCTTTTCGGTGCCCCGATATGCGTTGGATGTGATCTGCCATATCATCATCGACATTATGGCAAGGATGAAGACGGCGATAAGGACTTCAAGTAATGTGAAACCTTTCTTATTCATATTACATTTTAGCGATATGCGTGGTCACGCTGAACGACTTTTCAGTTTCCATCTCCATCCAGGAGATGGTAAGTTTTATCTCTCTGATGGCGTCCGATATCTGCTTTGTCATCATCTCCATCATCTGTTTGTTAGCCTCCCCTGCATTGTCGCCCAGCGGGGGGAGCGGAAGTTCGACCTTTCTTATCTCCACCTTCCATTTGTATTCGTCGTACGGTTTTTCAAATTCCCCGGCGTCCGACTTTTCTTCAGGAAATGCCCCCTTTGTTATCTCTTTTTCTACATCAATCTGGGTGTCGGTCATCTTTGCGCGGGCAAGGGCAACGGCGACGCTTAGGCGTCTCGCCTTGGCGTCGTTTACATAGCCGCGCGCGTGAAAGCTCACGAGCGCGGTCATGGCAAAGGCGAAGATAGCGAGCGCCAGCATCACCTCTAAAAGTGTGAATCCCTTTTTCATATAAATCATCAACTTTCCATAATGTCCAATATGCGACCGGTTTTGCAGGAGCGGGTAAGGTGTTCAAGCGACCGGTGTCCGGATTTGCTCAAACGCCGCAAATCCGGCACCTAGGGCCGCTCGGTCACGGCGGTTATAAAACGGGCTGCCGTTGCCGTGCCCTCCGCGACGTCGCTTTCACACCTCACCCGCCCCTTCAAAACACGCGACAACTTTCTAGTGAAGCAGTCATTAGAGTTTAAACAGGTGACTGGCTGTCCATGAAGCCGCTTGCGTTCCCGAGCGGAACGCGAGGGATGAGGTGTTTGCCGTATGAGGAAGTAAAACCTGTCGTGGCTTTAAAATTTGGCGCCTGAACGAGCTTGTCGCAGTGAAGACGCCAAATTTTATGATTTTAAAAGCCGCACAGGTTTTACGACCGAAAAGGCAAATACCTCAAGCGCGGCTGAATGGACAGTCAGTTACCTGTTTATCTCTAACGTCGCGGAATGGACATTATATCAAAGAACTATTTGCTAACTGATTCAAGTTTTCTGTATTCAGGCTGTATGTCAACATCACCGGTGAACGGATTTATCTTGACCGAGAGCTGTTTTTCATCCGCCTCGTCCTTGAAATTAATGATAGCGGCCTCGGCCGATCCATTCTGAAAGAAGTATATGTATGCCCTGCCGCCGCCTACCGGCTCCTTATCGTGGCTTGTGTATACATCTTTGAACATGATGCCGCTAGGAAGCTTCTTTGTCTCCAAAAGAGGCGTTTCTATGGAGCCGAATGTCGGCTCGAGAGGCTCGATCGCCGGCGCTTCACTTGCGGCCTCCTCGCCGGACTCGGAGGTCGCCCCTTCGACCTTTTTGGACTCTTCCCTGTCCTTGTTCTTTTCCAGATCTTCTTTAAGTCTTTTTGTCTTTTCCTGTTCTTCCGGGGTCTCTAGAAGGAACTTTTCAGAGGTCCCTTCTGCCCAATAGGTGTTGTTCTCGAAATCTAGGACGAGCCTGTTGGTCTTATTCTCCGTAACGGCGGAATTGAAAAGATACTTTATCGTGCTCGCCATCCTCCACGAAAGCTCCCTTGCCTTTGAGCGGAAGGTGTTCGTAAGAAGAGAAGTGCCTATGAATGCCATCGTGGCAATGATGACAAGCACGATCATTACTTCAATAAGCGTGAATCCTTTGTTTCGGGTCATTTTCCCACTTCGGATAGTCTTATATCGTCCTCTGTGCCGGGCGTTCCGTCAGGACCGTCAGATATTATATCGAACGGCTTGCCGTTCTGTCCGGGCACCTCATAATGGAAAGGGTTGCCAAAACCGTCGTTGGGCACTGTTTCCATATATTCTGGTTCCAATGACGAAAGTCCGTCGCCGACCGTTGGGATCTTGTTGTGGTCCAGCTGATATTCGGTTATCGCCTGCGAGAGCTGATGCATTGCAAGCTGTGTGGTCTTTATCTTTGCCTTACCGAACTGTTTGATGACCCTGCTCCCGACAAGCGTCATCACAAGGCCCAAAATGGTAATGACTATCAATATTTCGATGAGCGTCATACCTCGTTGTCCCGCCATCCCCCTTAGTCTGTTCATACCATGCTCCTTTCTTTGGTTATCTTCCAAGTGAACCAAGATCACCCATTTGTAGAATGGGTAATAAAATAGATATAACAACGAACGTAATGGCGCCGCCCATTACCATGATCAGTATCGGTTCCAACAGAGAGAGCATGGTAGAGACGGCGTTGTCTACCTGCGCATCGTAAGTATCGGAGATGCGCTCAAGCATCCCTTCAAGCGAACCTGTCTTTTCACCTATCGATATCATGTGGGTCACAAGAGGCGGAAAATGCCCGCTCCTTTTGAGGGGCTCGGCGATCGATTCACCTTCTTTTACGCTGTCGCGGGTATCTTCTACCGCCTTCAGTAAGACCACGTTCCCGACGACGTTCTTGACTATATCCATTGCCATAAGCATCGGAACGCCGCTCGACAGAAGGGTTGAAAGCGTGCGGGCAAACCTTGATATAGCGACAAGCCTCACAAGATTTCCGAAGACGGGCATTCTAAGGAGTAGCCCGTCCTTGTATTCCCTGCCCGCCGGCCTCTTGATCCATTTCATTAAGAAGTATATGCCAACACCAAGTAATATAAGGATAATATACCAATAGTCTGAAAGTGTTCCGCTGATAAATATGAGTATCCGGGTAGGAAGGGGAAGCACCATCTTCTGCCCCTTGAATATGGCCGTCATCTTGGGGACCATGAAGGTCAAAAGGACCGTCATGAGGCCTACACCCACTACACCCATGATTATGGGATAGATCATGGCACCGGTTACCTTGCTCCTTATCTTATCCTGGTTTTCGGTGAAATCGGCGAGCCTTGAAAGGACGATATCAAGGGCGCCGCTGTTCTCACCCGCGTTGACCATATTGATATACATCCCGTTGAAGACCTTGGGGTAGGCCTTCATGGTATCCGACCACTTGGCCCCCTCGACCACCTTCTGTCTCATTTCGGAAACGATGTTCTTTAATTTTTCGTTCGATATTTGTTCGGACATCGCCTGAAGCGCATCGACAAGCGGAACGTGCGCGGCAAGAAGCGTCGACATCTGGCGGGTCATGAGCGATACCTCCTGCTTCTTAATGCCGCTGAATAACTTTTTAAAGTCGTACTGCGCCGAAAGGCCCATTTTCGCGGACCTTATCGATCCGCCGAGCGCAAGCGAGGTCGGGAATATTCCTGATTTGCGGAGCTTTGCGCGCGCCACCTTCTCGTTCTCGGCCTCCATTGAGCCCGTAACGTTCTTTCCCTTGTCGTTGATACCTGAATATGAATATGCCGGCATATATTTTAAGCGTTATCCTGAATCACCCTTAACACCTCTTCCACGGTCGTAAGCCCCTGCAATATCTTTGTTGCCGCATCGCCCATGAGCGTTGTCATTCCGGTGCCCGCCGCGACCTTTCTAATAGACGAAGCGTCCGACCCTTTCATGATCTCCGCCCTTATCTCATCGTTCATGAGCATGAATTCGTATATAGCGAGTCGTCCCATGTAACCTGTTTCAAGACAATTGGGGCAACCGACGGCCTTGTACAACTGTCTTCCTCGAAGGTCATCAAGCGTAAGACCCAGTTTTTCTAGCTCTTCGGCAGGAGGATTGTATTTCTTTGCGCAATCGTGACAGACGGTTCTTACCAGCCTCTGGGCGATGACACCTATGATCGAGGAAGAAACAAGGAACGGTTCCACTCCCATTTCGACAAGCCTCGAGACCGTGGCCGGAGCATCGTTGGTATGGAGAGTTGAAATGACCAAATGGCCTGTTAGCGATGCCTGAATGGCGATCTCGGCGGTCTCTCTGTCACGAATTTCTCCGACCATTATCACGTCTGGGTCTTGACGCAAGAATGCGCGAAGGCCTGCGGCGAACGTCAGTTCTATCTTGGGATTGACCTGCACCTGATTTATCCCCGCGATCTGATATTCTATCGGGTCTTCAATGGTTATTATCTTTATATCTTTTGAGTTGATCTTTGAAAGCGCGGCATAAAGTGTTGTGGTCTTACCGGAACCGGTGGGGCCGGTGACCAGGATGATCCCGTGGCTCTTAGTGATAAGTTCGTGCATCCAGTCGAGTTGCCTTCCCTGAAGGCCCAGAGAATTAAGGTCGAGAAGGACCGCGCTCTTATCCAAAAGACGCATCACAACGCTTTCGCCGAAGGCCGTTGGTATAGTAGAAACACGGATGTCGATATCCTTCCCCGCGATCTTTATCCTGATGCGGCCGTCCTGCGGCAACCTCTTTTCGGCGATGTTAAGACCCGCCATGATCTTGACGCGCGAGATGATGGAGTTCTGAGCGCGCTTTGGCGGGTTCATTATGTCGTAAAGGACGCCGTCTATCCTGAAGCGGATGACCAGCTCCTTTTCAAAAGGTTCGATGTGAATATCGCTTGCCTTCTGCTTAACGGCGCGGAAAAGAAGCGAGTTGACGAGCCTTATGATAGGCGCCTCATCGGTGGCATCAAGGAGATCCACCGGCTCGTCGAAATCGGCGTTGATCTCCCCCATGTTCTGATCAAGATCGCCCATCGCATCTTCGCCCGAACCGGTCGCTCGGTTATAGACCGTGTTGATGGCGTTGACTATCTCATATGAACTGGCGATGACAGGTTTTATATCGCTCGCGAACAATGTGCGAAGATCGTCTATAACATAAAAATTTGTGGGATCGGCAACGGCAACCACTATAGCGTTTCCCTCTTTTCTTAACGGAAGGACCTCGTTCTTTTTTGAATAGTTAATGGGAAGGTTCTGTATCAGGTCGGCCGGAATGTCATCGGTATTTATTCTATTCTCATATGGGAATCCGAGCTGGATGGAGAGAGCCTTCAAGATATCCTCTGTACGGAGAAACTTGAGCTGAATCAGCGCGTCGCCGAGTTTAATCCCCTTCTCGCGATGAACGGCCAGCGACTGCTCGAGCTGTGCCTCGGTCAGGGTAGTCGTCTCTAAAAGTATGGCTCCTAAGGATCTATCTTCCATAATTAATATGCCAGATCAAGTTCCTCTCCCCTTGCCCCGGGTGCCGGCGGCGGAACGCTTATCACCGGCGCCTTAACGCGCCCCTGCGGCGCCGTTGCAGGAGTAGAAGTGTATGATGACGACCCTGTCGTTACGGGAGTTTGTGTCGTCGCTATAGGTTTCGTGTTTGAACTTTCAGGATGCATCATCTTTCTTGTTTCGCCAAGCTCCGTCTGCGGTTGTTGCGGGGCCGTTATCACCGGCTGTCTCGCCGCCTGAGGAATTGGCGTGGTGGTCACAGACGTAACGGGTTTAAAGGACCTTTCCATATCGCCCTTGAACTCTAGAAGATCTTCGCGATGGTCGGTGATCGATTTTTTGATGGCCGCGCGCTGTCTCTTACCGTAGTTCTCGTCGATGAACTTGTTACGCTCCTCTATCTTCTTCTTTAAGATCGCCGCAAAATCGGTCGGGTCCTTCACAACATGCGGCGTTATGAATATGAGAAGATTGACCTTTTGTTTCGATATCGTGGTCCTTTTGAAGAGGTTCCCGAGTATCGGGATATCTCCAAGGAGCGGGATTTTTGACTTGTCGGTTCCCGATTTGTCCTCCATAAGGCCGCCAAGGACCACCGTCTGTCCGTCTTTGGTAACGACCGATGTTTTGATAGAACGCTCTTTCGTGGGACGCGGGACCTGTGGGTCGTTGGAGACGCCTGAAAAATCTGAGAGAGACTGTTCTATCTTCATGGAAATATTGTCGCCCTCGCCTATCTGAGGAGTGATCTTCAAGATAAGCCCTGTTTCTGATGCCTGCGTTGAATACTGGGTTCCCGTTGCGCTGACGAGAGGATTACCCTTGTAGTATTCCTTTCCTTTGACCTCTATCTTTGCCTCTTCGTTATCCAATGTCAGGATACTTGGAGTTGATATGACGTTAGCATCTCCATAGGTTGAAAGCGCCGAGAAGAAGATGCCGGCGGAGGGAATGTTCTTGGTCGTATCGCCAATAGTGATGGGCACGGTCCCGTTTCCGATGAGCCCACCTAACAATCCCGTCGGAAATGTTGGAACAGCCCCCGACATGAACGAAGAAAGTATGCCGGCGCCGCCGGATGCCCCGGGATAGGGATCGGTAACAAATCCCTTGAACGGGCCTTTGGATAGACCGCCGAACCCTCCCACTCCGTAGTCGCCCCCTTTTCTTACCGTCAACTCCATGACAACGGATTCCAAATAGACCTGCCTTCTTGGAATATCCAACTGTGAAATAACCTTTTCGATGAGAGTTTGATAGTCCTTGGGAGTCGCGGTAATAACGAGAGAGTTCGTCGCCTCATCTGCAGTTATCTTCATGCCGCCTTCAAACTCTGCGACAAGCGGACCGGCGCTTGACCCTTTGGAGCTTTTGCTACCCCCCGAACCGGAGGTGAGAGTTGAAAGCATCTCGGCCATCTGTTTTGCCTGGGCATGCTTCAGGAAATAGACATGTATCTTTCCCTCTCTAG contains these protein-coding regions:
- a CDS encoding type II secretion system protein GspG, coding for MNRLRGMAGQRGMTLIEILIVITILGLVMTLVGSRVIKQFGKAKIKTTQLAMHQLSQAITEYQLDHNKIPTVGDGLSSLEPEYMETVPNDGFGNPFHYEVPGQNGKPFDIISDGPDGTPGTEDDIRLSEVGK
- the gspF gene encoding type II secretion system protein GspF, giving the protein MPAYSYSGINDKGKNVTGSMEAENEKVARAKLRKSGIFPTSLALGGSIRSAKMGLSAQYDFKKLFSGIKKQEVSLMTRQMSTLLAAHVPLVDALQAMSEQISNEKLKNIVSEMRQKVVEGAKWSDTMKAYPKVFNGMYINMVNAGENSGALDIVLSRLADFTENQDKIRSKVTGAMIYPIIMGVVGVGLMTVLLTFMVPKMTAIFKGQKMVLPLPTRILIFISGTLSDYWYIILILLGVGIYFLMKWIKRPAGREYKDGLLLRMPVFGNLVRLVAISRFARTLSTLLSSGVPMLMAMDIVKNVVGNVVLLKAVEDTRDSVKEGESIAEPLKRSGHFPPLVTHMISIGEKTGSLEGMLERISDTYDAQVDNAVSTMLSLLEPILIMVMGGAITFVVISILLPILQMGDLGSLGR
- the gspE gene encoding type II secretion system protein GspE; this translates as MEDRSLGAILLETTTLTEAQLEQSLAVHREKGIKLGDALIQLKFLRTEDILKALSIQLGFPYENRINTDDIPADLIQNLPINYSKKNEVLPLRKEGNAIVVAVADPTNFYVIDDLRTLFASDIKPVIASSYEIVNAINTVYNRATGSGEDAMGDLDQNMGEINADFDEPVDLLDATDEAPIIRLVNSLLFRAVKQKASDIHIEPFEKELVIRFRIDGVLYDIMNPPKRAQNSIISRVKIMAGLNIAEKRLPQDGRIRIKIAGKDIDIRVSTIPTAFGESVVMRLLDKSAVLLDLNSLGLQGRQLDWMHELITKSHGIILVTGPTGSGKTTTLYAALSKINSKDIKIITIEDPIEYQIAGINQVQVNPKIELTFAAGLRAFLRQDPDVIMVGEIRDRETAEIAIQASLTGHLVISTLHTNDAPATVSRLVEMGVEPFLVSSSIIGVIAQRLVRTVCHDCAKKYNPPAEELEKLGLTLDDLRGRQLYKAVGCPNCLETGYMGRLAIYEFMLMNDEIRAEIMKGSDASSIRKVAAGTGMTTLMGDAATKILQGLTTVEEVLRVIQDNA
- the gspD gene encoding type II secretion system protein GspD; translation: MRYDKKFNKLRCLLFFAVFGLFLLTASSSVRSAPETPKDQPAHATEQDSHGDTAGAPPETANAAGPNGEEMVFLNVQDADIKDVIKQISKATGRNFIIDDKVRGKVTIISEKPMTREEAYQTFLSALEVAGYTIVKGPAGVIKIISLKEAIQNPIPTHVDTTPITDSFITRLIALQNISAVEMSNAIKGLVSREGNLFAYPATNTLIITDSGTNIDRLMKIIKELDQEGPQQVLEIIPVNNASARDVGQMVNQLFEREKAASKRSSPGKKGGELEEMAEVSKIIPDERTNALIVLASRRAIDKVRNIIQKLDQRLDPTREGKIHVYFLKHAQAKQMAEMLSTLTSGSGGSKSSKGSSAGPLVAEFEGGMKITADEATNSLVITATPKDYQTLIEKVISQLDIPRRQVYLESVVMELTVRKGGDYGVGGFGGLSKGPFKGFVTDPYPGASGGAGILSSFMSGAVPTFPTGLLGGLIGNGTVPITIGDTTKNIPSAGIFFSALSTYGDANVISTPSILTLDNEEAKIEVKGKEYYKGNPLVSATGTQYSTQASETGLILKITPQIGEGDNISMKIEQSLSDFSGVSNDPQVPRPTKERSIKTSVVTKDGQTVVLGGLMEDKSGTDKSKIPLLGDIPILGNLFKRTTISKQKVNLLIFITPHVVKDPTDFAAILKKKIEERNKFIDENYGKRQRAAIKKSITDHREDLLEFKGDMERSFKPVTSVTTTPIPQAARQPVITAPQQPQTELGETRKMMHPESSNTKPIATTQTPVTTGSSSYTSTPATAPQGRVKAPVISVPPPAPGARGEELDLAY